The following is a genomic window from Actinomadura sp. WMMB 499.
GGCCCCGGCCTCAGCCTGGAGCCCGGCATGGACATGATCGAGGCCAACCCCGGCGGGCCCGTCTCGTTCCTCGCCACCATGCTGCTGCTCGGCCCGGTGTCGGAGGAGCCGGGCTGGCGCGGGACCGCCTACCCGCGGATGCGCGCGTCGATGAACAGGTACACGGTCGCCCTGGTGCTCGGCCTGATCTGGGCCGTCTGGCACATGCCGCTGTTCTTCGTCCACGGCACCGTCCAGAACGAGCTGGGCGCGACGACCCCGAGCGGCGTGCTCTTCGCGGCCAGCTCCGTCCCGATGGCCATGCTGGTCTGCCACGCCTACGAGCGCGCCGGTGTCCTCGCGGCCGTCGCGACGCACTTCGCGGTCAACCTGACGATGGTGATGCTGGGCGTCGAGGAGCCCGTGACGCAGGCGATGATCATGGGCATCCAGGGCGTCGTCGCGGTCGCCCTGCTCGCCACCGTCCGGGAGGGGACGGCCGCGCCCGCCGCCCCGGCGCCCGCCCCGGCGGCCCGGCCGGACGGCGCCGCCCGCATCGGCTGACCCGCCCGGCCCCCCGGCCGCCCCGCCCGCAGCCCGCGGCCGGGGCGGCCGTCCCGTTCCGGCGGTCAGCGGTTCCGGAGCGCGGCGAAGAGCCGCCGCGCCGCGCCGACCGGCAGGTCGAGCGTCCCGGCGGCGGGCGCCTTCGAGTCGCGCACCCGGACGACGTCCCCCGAACGCCCGATCTCGACGCAGCAATGGGTCGGCGACGAGTGCCGCGACTTGCGGAACTCGCACTGTTCCCGGTCCTTCACGATCATCCTCCCGGTCACCTCACAGCTCTGCGATGGCCCGCTCGGTCTTGCGCGTTCCCGGATGCTCGGCGCCGAGTACGCGGCGCTGCACCGACAGCAGTTCTTCGAACGCCCGCCTCGCCGCCCTCTTCTTGCCCCTGGCGGCGAGAATGCCCGCCAGCACGGACTGGGTCGACAGGACGTCGCCGTGCTCCGCGCCGAAGAGGCGACGAAGTTCGGGGAGCACCTCCGTCAACTCCGCTTCGGCATCGTCGAGCAACTGCTTCTCCGCGAGCGCTTGCCCGATGTACTTCCGCGTGATCACGGTATCGGGATGGCGGGCCCCCAGCACGCGGCTTTGCGTCGCGTACACGTCGCGGAGCATCTCCTCCGATTCGTCCAGCCGGCCAAGGCGAACCGGCAGGCGGGCCAGCACGGTCAGGCTCACGAGGGTGTCCTGATGCTCCTCGCCGAGGACGTCGCGCCGGTCCGCGACGACCGCCCGGAGCACCTCCTGCGCCTCGGCGTGCCGGCCCTGTCCGGAGAGGCACAGCCCGACCTCGTGCCGAGCGTCCAGCGCGCTCGGATCCGTGGGACCGG
Proteins encoded in this region:
- a CDS encoding CPBP family intramembrane glutamic endopeptidase, with protein sequence MTSHARPAVPGTFRSDLILFMTIAFVMSWAAWAVAIALGDAPAATAFHGLGAFGPLAGALVIRRRRTRRGEPVPARAVRYRRAALAWAPALLLLGSATVLAGAFLAHAAGGPGLSLEPGMDMIEANPGGPVSFLATMLLLGPVSEEPGWRGTAYPRMRASMNRYTVALVLGLIWAVWHMPLFFVHGTVQNELGATTPSGVLFAASSVPMAMLVCHAYERAGVLAAVATHFAVNLTMVMLGVEEPVTQAMIMGIQGVVAVALLATVREGTAAPAAPAPAPAARPDGAARIG
- a CDS encoding DUF397 domain-containing protein, which translates into the protein MKDREQCEFRKSRHSSPTHCCVEIGRSGDVVRVRDSKAPAAGTLDLPVGAARRLFAALRNR